The DNA region TTCATTCTCTATTCCCAATCCTTCTTCTTCTGATCCAACCCTAGCTGATTCCGACACTCCCAAGCAGCCTTTTGTCATCGGTACCACTACTTTATTCATTTTATGCGCATCTTCAAATCATTGCTCTAACAACTCCTGTGATCTTCAATTTTATCCGAATCCGCTTCGATTGTAATCCGTTCACCTGTTTAATCTGCGTGTCTGATTCTTCTACCTGAAAATTTATGATTTCAATCATCTGCTTCCTCTTATGtatctgtttctatttttcCCTTtgtatcataatattattataggaGTTTGTGGAGGCACAGCTTCGGGTAAGACAACTGTCTGTGATATGATCATCCAACAGCTCCATGATCATCGGGTGGTTCTTGTTAATCAGGTTATTTTGATACTATTTTCCTTTCACCTTTGAATTCCAGATCGTGCAGATTTAGTTTAGCCACCCTTTTTTGCTCCAAAAGGATTAGAATAAAACAAATGATCATTGACATCCCCTTTTGTAAATTATAGTTTGGAAAGTGAACAGAACTTTATGAAGCTTCCTGGTGCCTACTATGCAGGATTCGTTTTATCGTGGTTTAACAGCTGAAGAATCAAAACATGTGCATGAATACAATTTTGATCATCCTGGTAATGATTCTATTCCCAAAGATTTTATACTTGTTCATATTTCTGATGGTACTACAGCTGCAGGAAGTTTCTTCTAACTATTTGTTTTCTTGTGTGTAGATGCTTTTGACACTGAACAGCTATTAGAATGCGTTGAAACACTGAAAAGCGGCCAATCTGTTCATTTACctatttatgattttaaaattcaCCGACGTTCTTCAGACAGTTTTCGACAGGTACTTATTTAGGATTTTTATGATTCTTCTTTAATTTATCAGATGTAGGGAATTTATCTTTTTGACTTAGTATCACCTTTCTTTCTGTAATGGCTATGAACATCATCCTGTTATTGTTACTGTTTAGAGGCTGTTGCTTTGACTTCCTACAGAAATgcgatatttaaaaatattgctCACTCGTTGCCATTGCCATTTGGAttcctttttttctttccagatttatttataaattattttttgaagtCACATCTTCCTGCTTCCTCTCAGGTGAATGCATCAGATGTAATTATCTTGGAGGGCATTCTAGTTTTTCATGACCCAAGGGTCCGGAACTTGATGAATATGAAGATTTTTGTTGACACaggtttctttatttttattgactCGAGGTTATGAAAATTATGTTGTATTCAAGATGGCCTATTTTGTAGTTCTTTTTAAAAGGCATCGTGATCCAAGAACTTATATGTTTAGTTCTTTTGAGAGTTGCTTGTTTTCCTATGTGAAGGCTGAGGGAGTATGTTAGTGAAGCCCATAGGCCTTATTTTTGTGGAAAGCTTATTAACTATGGAGTTGGCATATGCTGCCTACAATTTATATTGGTGTATCACCATGTTGAAAATTCTCAATTTTGAAACCCCATGCTGTCTCATGACTACTCACAGTAACAGTTTTGTAAGATATATTACAGGTTACTTATCTATGTCATTGTATGATTTTGGTATTCTTTTTCCATCATATTGCGCTAATGCTTCTTGTTAAATATTTTGAGCCTATTTAAAAACTGGTATTTTGTCACAACAATCATGATCCTATTggaaaattgaaattattattatttttgtttggtataagatGTGCCAGTATCTATCTCCTGCTATTTTTATTATCCTGAACCTCTTTAATGTATCTTCATCTTCTGTAGATGCTGATGTGAGACTTGCTAGGAGAATAAGGCGTGATACAGTTGAGAGGGGTAGGGATATAAACTCTGTGCTTGAGCAGGCAAGCCCTTTTACTGATTTTAGTTCATTGCATCACGACTCATGATTAACATCAATtttcatttgctagaattattAGCGGTGAAACAATTTATATTGTGCTTATGTCAGGAAGTTATCCCTTATTTCTCCCtgtcttaattaataaataacgaGCTGATtgcataataaataatttgttttgcaTCTGGCCTTGTAATATGTGCCTGCCAATGTTATTCTTGCATTAATAATGTATGCTTATTGGAATTCTATAAGAACGTGGAGTATCTTTTAATGTTGCAGTATGCCAAGTTTGTTAAACCGGCTTTTGATGATTTTGTTCTTCCATCAAAGAAATATGCTGATGTTATAATACCCCGTGGAGGCGATAATCATGTTGCCATTGATTTAATAGTTCAACATATTCACACAAAGCTTGGCCAGCATGATCTCTGCAAGATTTATCCTAATGTGTATGTCATTCAATCAACTTTCCAGGTATTACTTTATGTACTCAACTTAAGTAGTTTTATGATGGTTTCTGTTTGAGAACATCTAACCTGGATTTACCTgacatttaattgtttttatgcaGTATTAGGAATGAGCTATATATTGTAGGATGCCTTATAAACCATTTCTACTAGAATAGAAAATTACAACCTATACATGAGATGACTCTGGTTCCAACTTTTTAGATTCTATTTTTTACTGTCATAACATATTTAGTCCCGGATTCCATCTATACCCCTGACCATACAGATATATGttacaaacataaaataaacaaaaacttcTGACGGATTTTTCTTAGGATGGTGCAGCAATGAACCTGTGTGAAAACTAGTTTTGTCACAATCTCTAACACAATAACGATCTCATTGATAAACGGTCAAAGTTAAAATTGGAAgtgatatttttttggtataagattttttCTCAATATGATCGAGGTTACATTGGGATTTTGTTGCTTCATTTTGGTATATAAATTTTTCTACATCATGatctaaattatattaatcGGATTTTTGATGAGATTATCTTATAGATAATTGTGAATTTTTGACAAGTGAACAAATGTAGACATTTCCGGATCATGATCAACATATTTTCTAGATAAAAGTGATTTTCTGCAGACAGAACACATGTAGATTTTTCTGGATAATGATCaacatgattttttattttataacaaaacaGCCCGATATGTACCTACATCTTCGTCAATTTAGGTTGGTCAGTCAAGAATGGAGAATTAGAATGATACAAAAGATAAACATAAAAGGGATTTTcatatagttttttttcttcttatgaTCTCTGTTTGCGTCAGTTGCAGCTACAATAAATGCTTATGGTTTAGTGCTTCTGATGTTTATATTGGGTACTGTATTGCAGATAAGAGGTATGCATACGTTGATTCGAGACAGTGATATATCAAAGCATGACTTTGTGTTTTACTCAGATCGGCTTATTCGTCTGGTAAATTGAACTGGTTACcttattttaaatctttaacTTTTGCCAGTCATTGGACGAATCAAGCTGTTGCATCTTGTTGATTGATTTGATGTTGGCTTTTAGGTTGTCGAGCATGGCCTTGGCTATTTACCATTTACTGAGAAGCAAGTTGTCACTCCAACAGGTTTGATCTGACTGAGCTCCACTTTACCTTTCTCATTTTTCCGTGTTTATGCTTGGATGGTTATAATTTCGCTGCTATTTGCAGGCTCAGTCTATATCGGGGTTGACTTCTGCAAGAAACTATGTGGAGTTTCCATTGTCAGGAGGTAAGCAAGCATTTGTTCATGtatcatataataaataatttcacaCTGCTTCATCTTGATTGATTCATTCAGTGGCGAAAGTATGGAGAACGCAATGCGCGCTTGCTGTAAAGGAATAAAGATAGGGAAAATTCTAATCCATCGAGATGGTGATAATGGGAAGCAGGTTGATTCTTTGAATAGTGTTGGTTTAATAGAAGTCATATAATCGCTAATTGCATCTAACATGCATTTTGTTGTTATTGTAATGCAGCTCATATATGAAAAACTTCCCAAGGATATATCAGAACGACACGTTCTACTGTTGGATCCAGTTCTAGCCACAGGTATTGTTTTCCAGCATAGTTAATTCTAcaagtgttcttattttggcaACTGATGAgcaaaaaataatgattttttttaaggtaaTTCTGCTAATCAAGCGATTGAGTTGCTTATCCAGAAAGGAGTTCCAGAATCTCACATAATATTTCTGAATCTTATTTCTGTGAGTCCTCTCCTTTTGtcctatattattatataacctAATTGGTTGTTGCAAATGCTGATTTAGATATTGTGAATTTGATAGGCGCCTGAGGGAATAGAAGCTGTTAGCAAACGGTTCCCTTCCTTGAAGATTGTGACTTCGGAGATTGATGCGGCGCTCAATAAGGAATTTCGTGTCATTCCTGGGATGGGCGAATTTGGGGATCGATACTTTGGGACTGATGATTGACTGATCATAGTTTGCTAGGAAGTGGTGCAATAGTATGTTTGATGTATTAGattatatttcattcatatcaGATGTTGATTATGAGAGATTATATTTGGAAACTAATATAACCTGACCTGATGATTCACATTCAGaaatatttgactttttttctgATTcagaaacaaaatattataatgcatgtcaaagataaaaatttcattacaagttAAATTGGGGTTTAGATGATTAAATAGACAATTAGTTCATTATTTAACATCAACATTAAACtatcacaatatttttttttatagtaaaatatatttttatagttgTTATTTTATGGTTAGcaattctattttttaattaattttaacatgtatgtttaattttttatttgttcataaTAAGTATGTTAGCTCTTCTGAATAATCCATGGAtacacccaaaaaaaaaaaattgtagacTTACATGAGTTAAACAGagttttaataacaaaattaattctGTTAATTATGTTGGGGACAATCtagaaaaaagaaatagaagagtttttgaagaaaaaaattatagatacgAGCTCTTAAAAGATTTATGTTacacgtgttttttttaatctgaaaaAGTATATTACACGCGTTCGCTTAAATTCGAAAAAGTTGGCTTATACTTTGTTT from Impatiens glandulifera chromosome 5, dImpGla2.1, whole genome shotgun sequence includes:
- the LOC124938113 gene encoding uridine/cytidine kinase UKL1, chloroplastic — its product is MSEDTTPIDIVMEAASGPHFSGLRLDALHSSSLSPRSSFSIPNPSSSDPTLADSDTPKQPFVIGVCGGTASGKTTVCDMIIQQLHDHRVVLVNQDSFYRGLTAEESKHVHEYNFDHPDAFDTEQLLECVETLKSGQSVHLPIYDFKIHRRSSDSFRQVNASDVIILEGILVFHDPRVRNLMNMKIFVDTDADVRLARRIRRDTVERGRDINSVLEQYAKFVKPAFDDFVLPSKKYADVIIPRGGDNHVAIDLIVQHIHTKLGQHDLCKIYPNVYVIQSTFQIRGMHTLIRDSDISKHDFVFYSDRLIRLVVEHGLGYLPFTEKQVVTPTGSVYIGVDFCKKLCGVSIVRSGESMENAMRACCKGIKIGKILIHRDGDNGKQLIYEKLPKDISERHVLLLDPVLATGNSANQAIELLIQKGVPESHIIFLNLISAPEGIEAVSKRFPSLKIVTSEIDAALNKEFRVIPGMGEFGDRYFGTDD